From one Mytilus galloprovincialis chromosome 13, xbMytGall1.hap1.1, whole genome shotgun sequence genomic stretch:
- the LOC143057223 gene encoding beta-1,3-galactosyltransferase 1-like, with protein sequence MLKVIHVKRSDFRQDFVRLLTFIITIGILFPMAWYIYLNARSLKLTEKLLYDAIGDTKFVLRNIKTFTTLPNLHMNMQNNVDLNQTLHTGTKKPVEQKQEDMQQKYTGWFLENFHFIINNEDICKASNESIDILIMITSSPQNKLSRNAIRETWLTHTKMNKGNIRYVFLLGESPMTKELEKENLQTKDIILGNFKDAYNNLTYKTLMGYQWATQHCRNAQFVMKTDDDMYVHIPGLIRVTKKNANALQTAIGGRCAHLANPIRDKRSKWYASFKSYPQTTYPGFCSGTGYVTSLNVVTKIVKTSKDVPFFHLEDVYVALCIKKLGLRLHPIGGFMLAYNFGNCTHNDNTLVTVHQVSVSMLKRIWETPCTPNKV encoded by the coding sequence ATGCTTAAAGTTATTCATGTGAAGCGGAGTGATTTCCGACAGGACTTTGTACGTCTGCTTACTTTTATTATAACAATCGGAATATTATTTCCAATGGCCTGGTACATATACCTAAATGCCAGATCTTTAAAGCTTACAGAGAAATTGCTATATGATGCTATAGGGGACACAAAATTTGTTCTCCGAAACATTAAAACTTTTACAACTCTTCCAAACTTGCATATGAATATGCAAAACAATGTTGACCTTAATCAAACTTTACATACTGGTACTAAAAAACCTGTTGAACAAAAGCAAGAAGACATGCAACAGAAATATACTGGATGGTTCTTAGAAAACTTTCATTTTATCATTAACAATGAAGACATCTGTAAAGCAAGTAACGAGTCCATTGATATACTGATAATGATAACATCTTCTCCGCAAAATAAGTTGAGTCGAAACGCTATACGAGAGACTTGGTTGACGCATACGAAAATGAACAAAGGAAATATCAGATATGTATTTCTACTTGGAGAATCGCCAATGACTaaagaattagaaaaagaaaacttGCAAACAAAGGATATTATTTTGGGAAACTTTAAGGACGCATACAATAATCTAACTTATAAAACATTGATGGGTTATCAATGGGCAACACAACACTGCAGAAACGCACAGTTCGTTATGAAGACGGATGACGATATGTACGTGCATATACCAGGACTTATTAGAGTTACTAAGAAGAATGCCAATGCTTTACAGACTGCCATTGGAGGAAGGTGTGCTCATTTGGCAAATCCTATACGAGATAAACGGTCCAAATGGTATGCTTCGTTTAAAAGTTATCCACAAACAACCTATCCGGGGTTCTGTTCCGGTACTGGATATGTCACCAGTCTGAACGTTGTCACAAAAATAGTGAAAACATCAAAAGATGTTCCGTTTTTTCATCTGGAAGATGTGTATGTTGCTTTGTGTATCAAAAAACTTGGTCTAAGACTACATCCAATAGGCGGCTTTATGCTAGCTTATAATTTCGGCAATTGTACACATAACGATAATACATTGGTCACTGTTCATCAAGTGTCAGTAAGCATGTTGAAACGTATTTGGGAGACACCTTGTACCCCAAATAAAGTATAA